A region of Beijerinckia sp. 28-YEA-48 DNA encodes the following proteins:
- a CDS encoding LysR family transcriptional regulator: MRLPDLEALAIFALVVRARSFAGAAAELRASKATVSKAVSRLEQKLGTRLLNRTSRRLALTDAGRRLAERAEHILAAGEAAESDAQAESSSPRGLVRLAAPMSFGMRAIAPLLPTFFAAYPEVSVDLQLSDAMIDLIGEGFDLALRIAVLPDSSLVARRIADVHRYFVAAPAYLEKHGRPTHPLQLAEHQCFVYTNVANPRTWRFENARGEEASVRINGPLVSNSGEAMLEAAIAGCGIAALPDFLLYEAIDQGKLEVLLPDWPTPPAGLHLVMPPGGPRPARVEALITFLADSAPLFPVCPREKPRQPRASRPS; this comes from the coding sequence ATGCGCCTACCCGACCTGGAAGCTTTGGCCATTTTCGCGCTCGTCGTCCGGGCGCGCTCGTTTGCCGGCGCCGCCGCCGAACTGAGGGCCTCGAAGGCGACGGTTTCGAAAGCGGTCAGCCGATTGGAGCAGAAGCTGGGCACCCGCCTGCTCAACCGTACATCGCGGCGTCTGGCGCTGACCGACGCCGGACGGCGGCTTGCCGAGCGCGCCGAGCATATCCTCGCCGCCGGCGAAGCGGCAGAAAGCGACGCGCAGGCGGAATCTTCCTCGCCGCGCGGGCTCGTGCGCCTGGCCGCGCCAATGTCCTTTGGCATGCGCGCCATCGCGCCGCTGTTGCCGACGTTCTTCGCCGCCTATCCGGAAGTGTCGGTGGATCTGCAGCTCAGCGATGCCATGATCGATCTGATCGGCGAGGGCTTTGATCTGGCGCTGCGCATCGCCGTGTTGCCGGATTCATCGCTGGTGGCGCGACGGATCGCCGACGTCCATCGCTACTTCGTCGCGGCCCCCGCCTATTTGGAGAAACATGGCCGGCCGACGCATCCGCTGCAACTGGCCGAACATCAATGCTTCGTCTACACCAACGTCGCCAATCCGCGTACGTGGCGGTTCGAAAATGCGCGTGGCGAAGAGGCGAGCGTGCGCATCAACGGCCCGCTCGTCAGCAACAGCGGCGAAGCCATGCTGGAGGCCGCGATCGCCGGCTGCGGCATCGCCGCGCTACCGGATTTTCTGTTGTACGAAGCAATCGATCAGGGGAAGCTTGAAGTCCTCCTCCCCGACTGGCCGACACCGCCGGCCGGCCTGCATCTGGTGATGCCACCAGGCGGCCCGCGCCCGGCGCGCGTCGAAGCCCTCATCACCTTTCTGGCGGATTCCGCGCCGCTCTTCCCGGTCTGCCCCAGGGAGAAACCGCGCCAGCCTCGCGCCTCGCGACCATCATGA
- a CDS encoding M20 family metallopeptidase — protein sequence MTNIPEIWNLVDHKQERLTALSDQVWDTPEICFEEVKSAAAHVAELEAQGFRVSPGCAGIPTALMGEAGSGGPVIAFLGEFDALPDLSQKAGVARQTPLATGEKGHGCGHNLLGAGALLAATAVKDWLAANGLPGTVRYYGCPAEEGGAAKVFMVKAGLFDDVDIALSWHPGCFADVMSRSWLANARFDFTFTGRASHAGAAPHLGRSALDAVELMNVGVNYMREHMPSDARIHYALIDGGGVAPNVVQRRAKVRYAIRASSLSELLPLIERVKAVAQGAALMTETQVQIDLISGVANLIHTPSLNDLMRRKLDELGAPAFDAADMAFAQEIQATLDEADIANTCAQYGLEPDESRPLGDILIPKGIAPSTPMMVSGDISDVSWVVPTAQLFGATFAVGTQFHTWQLVAQGKSPAAHKGMVHAAKVMAATAIELFRDNELVKQAKAEHGKRAGKARYRSPMPDDIRPPIDMSAQ from the coding sequence ATGACAAATATTCCCGAGATCTGGAACCTGGTGGACCACAAGCAGGAGCGCCTGACCGCTCTCTCCGACCAAGTTTGGGACACCCCCGAGATCTGCTTCGAGGAGGTCAAGTCGGCGGCGGCCCATGTGGCGGAGCTGGAAGCCCAGGGCTTTCGCGTCAGCCCAGGCTGCGCCGGCATACCGACAGCCCTCATGGGCGAAGCCGGCAGCGGCGGCCCTGTCATCGCTTTTCTGGGCGAGTTCGATGCTCTGCCCGATCTCAGCCAGAAGGCCGGTGTCGCCAGGCAAACCCCGCTCGCCACCGGAGAAAAAGGTCACGGCTGCGGCCACAATCTGCTTGGCGCCGGCGCCCTGCTGGCAGCAACCGCCGTGAAAGATTGGCTGGCGGCGAACGGCCTGCCCGGCACGGTACGCTACTATGGCTGCCCGGCTGAGGAAGGCGGCGCGGCGAAAGTCTTCATGGTGAAGGCCGGGCTCTTCGACGATGTCGATATCGCGCTTTCCTGGCATCCGGGCTGCTTCGCCGATGTCATGTCGCGTAGCTGGCTCGCCAATGCGCGCTTTGATTTCACCTTCACCGGCCGCGCCTCCCATGCTGGTGCGGCCCCGCATCTTGGCCGCAGCGCGCTTGATGCGGTCGAGCTGATGAATGTCGGCGTGAACTATATGCGCGAGCATATGCCGAGCGATGCGCGCATTCACTATGCGCTGATCGATGGCGGTGGTGTCGCGCCCAATGTAGTGCAGCGGCGCGCCAAGGTCCGCTATGCCATCCGCGCCAGCTCCCTCTCCGAGCTGTTGCCGTTGATCGAGCGCGTCAAAGCCGTGGCGCAAGGCGCGGCGCTGATGACGGAGACACAAGTGCAGATCGATCTCATCAGCGGCGTCGCCAATCTCATCCACACGCCCTCGCTCAACGATCTGATGCGCCGCAAGCTCGATGAACTCGGAGCCCCCGCATTCGACGCGGCGGATATGGCCTTTGCCCAGGAGATACAGGCGACCCTCGACGAGGCCGATATCGCCAATACATGCGCGCAATATGGCCTTGAACCCGACGAGAGCCGGCCGCTCGGCGATATTCTTATCCCGAAGGGCATCGCTCCTTCAACGCCAATGATGGTGTCTGGCGACATTTCGGATGTGAGCTGGGTTGTGCCCACGGCGCAGCTGTTTGGCGCGACATTTGCTGTGGGAACGCAATTCCACACCTGGCAGCTGGTCGCCCAAGGCAAGAGCCCTGCGGCGCATAAGGGCATGGTTCATGCCGCCAAAGTGATGGCGGCAACGGCAATCGAACTGTTTCGCGACAACGAGTTGGTGAAACAAGCGAAGGCCGAACATGGCAAACGGGCCGGCAAAGCGCGCTACCGCAGCCCGATGCCAGACGACATCAGGCCGCCGATCGACATGTCGGCGCAATAG
- the wrbA gene encoding NAD(P)H:quinone oxidoreductase, translating to MAKVLVLYYSAYGHIEKMAEAVAEGARATGATVDIKRVPELVPEEIAKKSYYKLDQKAPVATIDDLANYDAIIIGTGTRFGRMASQMANFLDQAGGLWAKGALHGKVGAAFTSTATQHGGQETTLFSIITNLLHFGLVIVGLNYGYAGQMKLDEVVGGAPYGATTITGGDGSRQPSEVELEGARYQGRQVAEVAKKLFG from the coding sequence ATGGCGAAAGTTCTGGTGCTTTATTATTCGGCTTACGGTCATATCGAGAAGATGGCGGAAGCCGTCGCGGAAGGCGCGCGCGCCACGGGGGCGACCGTCGACATCAAGCGCGTCCCGGAACTGGTACCGGAAGAAATCGCCAAGAAATCCTATTACAAGCTTGATCAGAAGGCGCCGGTCGCCACCATCGACGATCTCGCCAATTATGATGCGATCATCATCGGTACCGGCACGCGCTTTGGCCGCATGGCATCGCAAATGGCGAACTTCCTCGATCAGGCCGGTGGCCTTTGGGCGAAGGGCGCTTTGCATGGCAAGGTTGGCGCTGCCTTCACCTCGACGGCCACCCAGCATGGCGGCCAGGAGACGACCCTGTTCTCCATCATCACCAACCTCTTGCATTTCGGTCTGGTGATCGTTGGTCTCAACTATGGCTATGCCGGCCAGATGAAACTCGATGAAGTCGTCGGCGGCGCGCCCTATGGCGCAACCACCATCACCGGTGGTGACGGCTCTCGTCAGCCCTCCGAAGTCGAGCTTGAAGGCGCCCGCTATCAGGGCCGTCAGGTCGCCGAAGTGGCGAAGAAACTGTTCGGCTAA
- a CDS encoding pirin family protein, protein MIETRPFDHLLNADHGWLKAKHHFSFGDQYDPDRVNHGALRVWNDDEIAPNSGFPPHPHANMEIITYVREGAITHQDNLGNKGRTQAGDVQVMSAGTGIRHAEYNLEPVTTKIFQIWIVPTRQGGEPSWGAKRFPKGDNAGRFVTLASGIAGDDEALPIRADARVLGATLKKGESAEYDLNGRYGYLVPASGAVEVNGVRIGTRDGAAIANENLVRVTAIEDSELVLVDAA, encoded by the coding sequence ATGATTGAGACACGCCCGTTCGACCACCTGCTCAACGCCGACCACGGTTGGCTCAAGGCCAAGCATCACTTTTCGTTTGGCGATCAGTATGATCCGGATCGCGTCAACCATGGCGCCTTGCGCGTTTGGAACGACGACGAGATCGCCCCCAACTCGGGCTTCCCGCCGCATCCGCACGCCAATATGGAAATCATCACCTATGTCCGCGAGGGCGCCATCACGCACCAGGACAATCTGGGCAACAAGGGCCGCACCCAGGCTGGCGACGTCCAGGTGATGAGCGCCGGCACGGGCATCCGCCATGCCGAATATAATCTCGAGCCGGTGACGACCAAGATCTTCCAGATCTGGATCGTCCCGACCCGCCAGGGCGGCGAACCCTCCTGGGGCGCCAAGCGCTTCCCGAAGGGCGACAATGCTGGCCGCTTCGTCACACTGGCGAGCGGCATCGCGGGCGATGATGAAGCCCTGCCGATCAGGGCCGATGCCCGTGTCCTGGGCGCGACGCTGAAGAAAGGCGAGAGCGCCGAATATGACCTGAATGGCCGCTATGGCTATCTCGTTCCGGCGAGCGGCGCGGTCGAAGTGAATGGCGTGCGTATCGGCACTCGTGATGGTGCGGCGATCGCCAACGAAAACCTCGTGCGCGTCACAGCCATCGAGGACAGCGAGCTCGTCCTCGTCGACGCCGCTTAA
- a CDS encoding HlyD family type I secretion periplasmic adaptor subunit has translation MPPAIIGRDREFLPAALEILETPPSPLPVAIMLTLCIFCAVALGWSFIGRLDIHAIAWGKIESAGREKVIQPLESGKVAQFHMRNGSRVQTGDTLVELDSTDARADLAATFETLAANNAEAARRRVAIATAIWIRQAAFGGNTYGTVLPYEMPAIPFSPDISAPIRDRENAVLLADLTQLRDTLSNLDRQTVQKIAVRRRLEAMVGHETDLIATATNLLELREQAIKLAIGTKIALFDAQESLQRSQAQLASDRGALTETDAAIDEIASQKIKAISAFVADNETKLSSVTQKNADLGQQFIKARTKFSHMTLVAPVDGIVQRVAVTTIGQVVLPGQQLMTIVPDQGGLQIQAYVNNEDIGFIKVGQHVEIKIDAFPFAHYGAVGGSILSVAADALDEQAAKREQSNATALADGGYGQPAASPGQSASFVFPIVVALDKATINIDGVAVALKPGMTVSAEIRTGSRRVIDYLLSPIARIGSGALKER, from the coding sequence ATGCCGCCAGCCATCATCGGCCGCGACCGTGAGTTTTTGCCCGCGGCACTGGAGATTCTGGAAACGCCTCCATCTCCGCTTCCCGTCGCGATCATGCTGACACTTTGCATCTTTTGCGCTGTCGCCCTCGGCTGGTCATTCATCGGACGGCTCGACATCCATGCGATCGCCTGGGGAAAGATCGAATCGGCCGGCCGCGAAAAGGTCATTCAACCGCTCGAGAGCGGGAAAGTGGCGCAGTTCCACATGCGAAACGGTTCTCGGGTCCAGACAGGAGATACACTGGTCGAACTCGATTCCACCGATGCCCGGGCCGATCTCGCGGCGACCTTCGAGACACTCGCCGCCAACAACGCCGAAGCGGCGCGACGGCGCGTCGCCATCGCAACCGCCATCTGGATCCGGCAGGCGGCTTTCGGCGGGAACACGTATGGTACGGTTCTCCCATATGAGATGCCCGCGATCCCATTCTCTCCGGATATTTCCGCTCCGATCCGGGACCGCGAGAATGCGGTGCTCCTGGCGGATCTGACGCAATTGCGCGACACGCTGAGCAATCTCGATAGGCAGACGGTGCAGAAGATCGCGGTCCGGCGGCGGCTTGAAGCGATGGTCGGCCATGAGACCGATCTCATCGCGACGGCAACGAACCTGCTCGAATTGCGCGAGCAGGCGATCAAGCTGGCGATCGGTACGAAGATCGCTCTGTTCGATGCTCAGGAGTCTTTACAGCGATCGCAAGCGCAACTCGCCTCCGACAGAGGAGCATTGACCGAGACGGACGCGGCGATCGATGAAATCGCGAGCCAGAAGATCAAGGCGATATCGGCATTCGTGGCCGACAATGAGACGAAGCTCTCGTCCGTCACGCAGAAGAATGCGGATCTCGGCCAGCAATTCATCAAGGCGCGCACGAAATTCTCGCATATGACCCTCGTCGCACCGGTGGACGGCATCGTACAGCGGGTCGCGGTCACGACAATCGGCCAGGTTGTCCTACCGGGTCAGCAACTGATGACGATCGTGCCGGATCAAGGAGGGCTTCAAATCCAGGCCTACGTCAACAATGAGGACATCGGCTTCATCAAAGTCGGCCAGCATGTCGAGATCAAGATCGATGCGTTTCCCTTCGCGCATTATGGCGCCGTCGGCGGCAGCATCCTAAGCGTGGCGGCGGATGCACTCGACGAACAGGCGGCCAAGCGCGAGCAATCGAACGCCACCGCCCTTGCCGATGGCGGCTATGGGCAACCGGCGGCTTCACCGGGACAGTCCGCCTCTTTCGTCTTTCCGATCGTGGTCGCGCTCGACAAGGCCACGATCAATATCGACGGCGTGGCGGTCGCGCTCAAACCCGGCATGACAGTATCCGCGGAGATCAGGACCGGCAGTCGCCGCGTGATTGATTACCTCTTGTCGCCAATCGCGCGGATCGGATCCGGGGCGCTGAAGGAAAGGTAA
- a CDS encoding ABC transporter substrate-binding protein: MKSIRLFALAAVSALALGAGVAKADPVKVAYLTPKTGPLAFIGAMYEPTVDFVAKPFNAAGGWNGNPLQVTLYDDAGTTQGAADRFKQAIADGARIFIGAGTSPLAAQNLADVQRWNQRNPEDPGVLLIVGAEGLNFTGKDCNYYSFRFTTTPYIRQNALAKVMKEKGTLGERIYSLQPDYTMGREMEAASDENAKTYGYEVVGKGRHDVFKIRDFSPFIEKARATKPDTVFTASSGSDLLLILQAASASGLKTKFAGMFLDEPGNLASAGAAALGGHDAQIFNAEAGGEAGEAYRAAFNAATGRDPVAFMSNGLITMTMLANAVKSLPAGSKVNVKQLITALEINKVEWPMGTLSMRAEDHQLQLPLVVSVVSKDARHKLDGTDMGFRPVKLLSAAETSTPVSAECKMVRP; this comes from the coding sequence ATGAAATCCATACGCCTGTTCGCATTGGCGGCCGTTTCTGCCCTGGCTCTGGGGGCTGGCGTGGCCAAGGCCGATCCGGTGAAGGTCGCCTATCTGACCCCGAAGACCGGCCCGCTGGCGTTCATCGGCGCCATGTATGAGCCGACCGTGGATTTCGTCGCCAAGCCGTTCAACGCCGCCGGCGGCTGGAACGGCAATCCGCTGCAAGTGACGCTCTATGACGACGCCGGCACCACCCAGGGTGCGGCCGATCGGTTCAAACAGGCCATTGCCGATGGCGCCCGGATTTTCATCGGTGCCGGCACCTCGCCCCTGGCGGCGCAAAATCTGGCCGACGTCCAGCGTTGGAACCAGCGCAATCCCGAAGACCCGGGCGTTCTGCTGATCGTTGGCGCCGAAGGCCTCAATTTCACAGGCAAGGATTGCAACTACTATTCGTTCCGCTTCACCACGACGCCCTACATCCGCCAGAACGCGCTGGCGAAGGTGATGAAGGAAAAGGGCACGCTGGGCGAGCGCATCTATTCCTTGCAGCCCGACTATACGATGGGCCGCGAGATGGAGGCCGCCTCCGACGAGAACGCCAAGACCTATGGTTATGAAGTGGTCGGCAAGGGCCGCCACGACGTTTTCAAGATCCGTGACTTCTCACCCTTCATCGAAAAGGCGCGCGCCACCAAGCCGGACACGGTTTTCACCGCCAGCAGCGGCAGCGATCTGTTGCTGATCCTGCAGGCGGCCTCGGCTTCGGGTTTGAAGACGAAGTTCGCCGGCATGTTCCTGGATGAGCCAGGTAATCTGGCGAGTGCTGGCGCCGCTGCGCTTGGTGGCCATGACGCGCAGATTTTCAATGCGGAAGCTGGTGGTGAAGCGGGCGAGGCCTATCGCGCTGCGTTCAACGCGGCGACCGGACGCGATCCGGTGGCCTTCATGAGCAATGGCCTCATCACCATGACCATGCTGGCCAATGCGGTGAAGTCGCTGCCGGCCGGCAGCAAGGTCAACGTCAAGCAGCTGATCACGGCGCTCGAAATCAACAAGGTCGAGTGGCCGATGGGCACGCTGTCGATGCGCGCGGAAGATCATCAGTTGCAGCTGCCGCTGGTCGTTTCGGTCGTCTCGAAGGATGCGCGGCACAAGCTCGATGGCACCGACATGGGCTTCCGGCCGGTGAAGCTGCTGAGCGCGGCGGAAACATCGACGCCCGTCAGCGCCGAATGCAAAATGGTACGCCCCTAA
- a CDS encoding LysR family transcriptional regulator codes for MDHVSIRDRLKLRQLRHVLAVSELGRLNLAADRLHISEAAVSKSLAEVNAILGVPVFRRERTRWVPTEPGVRLIAFARRITAEFDAFDGVMQDLRSGVQGTVVIGLHVVSGQLFIAETLAKAKRDYPGIVIRVVEGVLPDLIDDLRNGTVDLVFGRIGQVALDRSFGSVGIVNEPVRVVASPNHPLSRKRKLTWADMMQSAWILPLAGTPARDALADYLSRQGFDLPANRIDTKSISLISQLLSSGSFVSIAPQSVVQHWAERLSMHILPLPPFHVGTPIGLIWSKANLLPAAEILKNYVLEHLEAERPRAPTRSNAR; via the coding sequence TTGGATCATGTCAGCATTCGCGACCGGCTGAAGCTCAGGCAGCTGCGGCACGTTCTGGCCGTGTCGGAACTGGGTCGGTTGAATCTGGCCGCCGATCGGCTGCACATCAGCGAGGCCGCCGTTTCCAAATCGCTGGCTGAGGTGAACGCCATTCTGGGCGTGCCGGTCTTCCGGCGGGAGCGGACCCGCTGGGTGCCGACCGAGCCAGGCGTCCGGCTGATTGCCTTCGCCAGGCGCATCACTGCGGAATTCGATGCCTTCGACGGCGTCATGCAGGATTTGCGCAGCGGCGTGCAGGGGACGGTGGTGATCGGCCTTCACGTCGTCTCCGGCCAGTTGTTCATTGCCGAGACTCTTGCAAAAGCCAAACGCGATTATCCAGGCATCGTCATTCGCGTGGTCGAGGGCGTGCTGCCCGATCTTATCGATGATCTGCGCAACGGCACGGTTGATCTCGTCTTCGGACGTATCGGGCAAGTGGCGCTGGATCGGAGCTTTGGCAGCGTCGGCATTGTCAATGAACCGGTGCGTGTGGTGGCGAGCCCCAATCATCCGCTGAGCCGAAAGCGCAAGCTCACCTGGGCGGATATGATGCAAAGCGCTTGGATTCTACCTCTCGCGGGAACGCCGGCACGTGACGCGTTGGCTGATTATCTGTCGCGTCAAGGCTTCGATCTGCCCGCCAACAGGATCGATACAAAGTCTATTTCCCTCATATCGCAGTTGCTCAGTTCCGGATCCTTCGTGTCGATCGCACCGCAGTCCGTCGTTCAGCATTGGGCGGAACGTTTGTCCATGCACATCTTGCCACTGCCGCCGTTCCATGTCGGCACGCCGATCGGCCTGATCTGGTCGAAGGCCAATTTGCTGCCGGCCGCCGAGATCTTGAAGAACTATGTGCTCGAACATTTGGAGGCGGAGCGTCCGCGGGCTCCTACGCGTTCGAACGCGCGATAA
- a CDS encoding branched-chain amino acid ABC transporter permease: METVAVALLNGVIYGLLLFMISSGLTLIFGMMGILNFAHASFYMLGAYIAFTAVSVSGFWGGILIGTLGVALIGFICERYLLRHVRSFGHVQELLLTFGLFFAFEELVKLFFGPYAVAYSVPESLRFAAFSIGDASYPFFRVLIGATAVVMFAAIFCLLRFTRIGLVVRAAVLNPDMVRALGYNVSAIFSGMFAVGAGLAGLAGAMGGAYYTTSPNMATELGVIVFVVVVVGGLGSVAGALIASLLIGILVNAVVYLDVTFGQILATLGLVSQKTANDLLAVPLSSSAGVLPFLLMLLVLMFRPQGIAGDDRA, from the coding sequence ATGGAAACGGTTGCTGTCGCGTTGCTGAACGGAGTGATCTACGGGCTCTTGCTCTTCATGATCAGTTCCGGGCTCACGCTCATCTTCGGCATGATGGGTATTCTGAACTTCGCCCATGCGTCGTTCTACATGCTGGGTGCCTATATTGCTTTCACGGCAGTCTCGGTTTCCGGTTTTTGGGGCGGCATTCTGATCGGCACGCTCGGGGTGGCGTTGATCGGCTTTATCTGCGAGCGCTATCTGTTGCGGCATGTGCGCTCGTTTGGCCATGTGCAGGAATTGCTGCTCACCTTCGGTCTGTTCTTTGCTTTTGAAGAGCTGGTGAAACTGTTCTTCGGGCCCTATGCCGTCGCTTATTCGGTGCCCGAAAGCCTGCGCTTCGCCGCTTTCTCAATCGGCGACGCTTCCTATCCCTTCTTCCGTGTGCTGATTGGCGCGACGGCCGTGGTGATGTTCGCGGCCATCTTCTGCCTGCTGCGCTTCACGCGTATCGGCCTCGTCGTGCGCGCCGCTGTCCTTAATCCCGATATGGTGCGGGCGCTGGGCTACAATGTCTCCGCCATTTTCTCCGGCATGTTCGCCGTTGGCGCTGGTCTCGCCGGGCTCGCCGGCGCCATGGGCGGCGCCTATTATACGACAAGCCCGAATATGGCGACCGAACTCGGCGTCATCGTTTTCGTCGTCGTCGTGGTCGGCGGCCTGGGCTCTGTCGCTGGCGCGCTGATCGCCTCGCTCTTGATCGGCATCCTGGTCAATGCGGTGGTCTATCTGGATGTGACTTTCGGCCAGATCCTGGCGACTCTGGGCCTCGTTTCGCAAAAGACCGCGAATGATCTTCTGGCTGTGCCGCTGTCCAGCTCGGCCGGCGTTCTGCCATTCCTGCTCATGCTGTTGGTGCTGATGTTCCGCCCGCAGGGCATTGCCGGCGACGATAGAGCATAG
- a CDS encoding tripartite tricarboxylate transporter substrate binding protein: MKRILGATAFVSTFALAALAQALSASTASASETYPDRPIRWVVPYPAGAPTDTVARKLADAISKKTGWKFFIENKTGAAGTIGAADVARSPGDGYSFLVSTGDALVANAVSMKSVTYNPRKDFALVSQIASAGYVMLVGPQLGVNTLSELIAKVRSTPAGWNVGVTGPASPQNLITRALAKKTGILLNTVPYQGSAPAVQDVLSGNVEITYTGAILAAPFVETKKLVAIATNGPTRSALLPDVPTFAELGFSDPVFMAPTWLGIAAPAKTSPDIITRMARMVKDAMAEPELDAFVKGQGFDVIANTPDEFRAAFEREFETIPALIKDALGGTN, from the coding sequence ATGAAGCGTATCTTGGGGGCCACGGCTTTCGTCTCAACTTTTGCTTTGGCGGCGCTGGCACAAGCTCTAAGCGCAAGCACGGCCTCCGCCAGCGAGACCTATCCTGACCGGCCGATCCGCTGGGTCGTGCCCTATCCTGCTGGCGCGCCGACCGACACGGTAGCGCGCAAACTCGCCGACGCCATATCGAAAAAGACTGGCTGGAAATTCTTCATCGAGAACAAGACCGGTGCGGCCGGAACGATTGGCGCCGCCGATGTCGCCAGGTCTCCCGGCGACGGCTATTCCTTTCTCGTCTCCACCGGCGATGCGCTGGTCGCCAATGCGGTCTCGATGAAATCGGTGACCTACAATCCGAGAAAAGATTTTGCTCTGGTCAGCCAGATCGCGTCCGCCGGCTATGTGATGCTCGTGGGACCGCAGCTCGGCGTGAACACGCTCAGCGAATTGATCGCAAAGGTCCGCTCCACACCGGCGGGCTGGAATGTCGGCGTCACCGGCCCGGCTTCACCACAAAACCTGATCACCCGAGCGTTGGCGAAGAAGACCGGCATTTTGTTGAACACCGTGCCCTATCAGGGATCAGCCCCGGCGGTGCAGGATGTTTTGAGCGGGAACGTCGAGATCACCTACACAGGCGCCATTCTCGCCGCGCCCTTTGTCGAGACCAAGAAGCTCGTCGCCATCGCCACGAACGGGCCCACTCGTTCGGCGCTGCTTCCCGATGTGCCGACCTTCGCCGAACTCGGCTTCTCCGATCCGGTTTTCATGGCGCCGACCTGGCTCGGCATAGCGGCGCCAGCGAAAACATCGCCAGATATCATCACGCGCATGGCGCGCATGGTCAAAGACGCGATGGCGGAGCCGGAACTCGATGCTTTCGTCAAAGGACAGGGATTTGACGTGATCGCCAACACGCCGGACGAATTTCGAGCGGCTTTTGAGCGCGAATTCGAAACCATTCCGGCCTTGATCAAGGACGCGCTCGGCGGCACCAACTGA